The proteins below are encoded in one region of Paraflavitalea devenefica:
- a CDS encoding glycoside hydrolase family 31 protein, whose amino-acid sequence MTSIFKHSSFLVFLVVALYSTGQSQTWQKTSHGVKTVIDAVEIDIRFYSPSTVRIMKWPAGKTFTKESLSVISEPQTTIFSVKQQANKLALKSEKVLVHLDLQNGQISFSDPGARVLLREQGKGALFTPFNDAGVNTFTVQQSFVLDKEEAIYGLGQQQAGKMVQRNLSLRMMQGNTDDYIPFFQSVKGYGVFWDNYSPTNFTDNAASTSFKSEVGDGIDYYFMVGGNADGVIACMRNLTGQAPMFPLWTYGYWQSKERYKSQDELVAVVKKYRELGIPLDGIIQDWQYWGNNYLWNAMEFLNPEFYNPQKMVDDVHGLNAHLIISIWSNFGPQTKPYQELDKAGALLPFTTWPESGVEKWPPQLDYPSGVKVYDAYNPAARDIYWKYLQAGLFLLGIDGWWMDSSEPDHLQAKPGDFDSKTFLGSFRKVRNAFPLMTVGGVYQHQRAQTSAKRAFILTRSAFAGQQRYGANTWSGDVVASWKALHNQIAAGLNFSLSGIPYWNSDIGGFFLWQFPKKLNDPEYRELYVRWLEFGAFCPMMRSHGEGAPREIYQFGKKGDKAYDAIEKFIRLRYRLLPYIYATSWEVTANQSSMMRALMMDFAHDKNAWDINDEYLLGKSLLVAPVTRPMYVKPVINGRDTSLTEDFSAIKSKDVYLPGGTNWYDFWTGAPFAGGQKVTKETPLDIIPLFVKGGSILPIGPDVQYAEEKKWDNLELRIYPGADGKFVLYEDENDNYNYEKGVYSTITFHWNDKKRELTIQDRQGAFSTMPAERTFNIVMVNAGKGAGEQLTNAPDKRITYAGKKMIVKL is encoded by the coding sequence ATGACATCAATTTTTAAGCACAGTTCCTTCCTCGTATTCCTGGTAGTTGCCCTGTATAGTACAGGCCAGTCACAAACCTGGCAGAAAACCAGTCACGGAGTAAAAACAGTTATTGACGCTGTTGAAATAGATATCCGGTTTTATAGCCCCTCCACGGTACGCATCATGAAATGGCCTGCCGGAAAAACCTTTACAAAGGAAAGCCTGTCGGTGATCAGCGAGCCGCAAACAACAATATTCAGTGTCAAACAGCAGGCAAACAAGCTGGCCCTCAAAAGTGAAAAAGTATTGGTGCACCTGGACCTGCAAAATGGGCAGATCAGTTTTTCAGATCCGGGCGCCCGCGTGTTGCTGCGTGAGCAGGGGAAAGGAGCTTTATTTACTCCGTTCAATGACGCGGGCGTCAATACGTTCACCGTGCAGCAGTCGTTCGTGTTGGATAAAGAAGAAGCGATTTATGGCCTGGGGCAGCAACAGGCGGGTAAGATGGTGCAACGAAACTTGTCGCTGCGCATGATGCAGGGGAATACGGATGATTATATTCCTTTTTTCCAGTCGGTGAAAGGCTATGGGGTATTCTGGGACAATTATTCTCCTACCAACTTTACGGATAATGCAGCAAGCACTTCGTTCAAATCGGAAGTGGGTGATGGCATCGATTATTACTTTATGGTTGGCGGCAACGCAGATGGCGTCATTGCCTGCATGCGCAACCTTACGGGGCAAGCGCCGATGTTCCCGCTGTGGACCTATGGTTACTGGCAAAGCAAGGAGCGGTACAAAAGCCAGGATGAGCTGGTGGCGGTTGTCAAAAAATACCGTGAACTGGGCATTCCGTTGGACGGCATTATCCAGGACTGGCAGTATTGGGGCAACAACTACCTGTGGAATGCAATGGAGTTCCTCAATCCTGAATTTTATAATCCGCAGAAGATGGTGGATGATGTGCATGGTTTGAATGCACACCTCATCATTTCCATCTGGAGCAATTTCGGTCCGCAAACAAAACCTTACCAGGAGTTGGACAAAGCCGGGGCGCTGCTTCCTTTTACCACCTGGCCTGAGTCGGGTGTGGAGAAATGGCCACCGCAGCTTGATTATCCTTCGGGCGTAAAAGTGTACGATGCCTACAACCCGGCTGCACGGGATATTTATTGGAAATACCTGCAGGCAGGTCTTTTCTTATTGGGCATAGATGGCTGGTGGATGGATTCTTCAGAGCCCGACCACCTGCAGGCCAAACCGGGTGATTTTGACAGTAAAACCTTTCTGGGTTCATTCCGGAAAGTGCGCAACGCCTTCCCTTTAATGACGGTAGGCGGGGTATATCAACATCAACGAGCGCAAACTTCCGCCAAGCGTGCTTTTATTCTTACCCGTTCTGCCTTTGCCGGTCAGCAGCGGTATGGTGCTAATACCTGGTCGGGCGATGTGGTAGCTTCCTGGAAGGCGCTGCACAACCAGATTGCTGCAGGATTGAACTTTTCCCTCAGCGGCATTCCATATTGGAACAGTGATATTGGCGGCTTTTTCCTGTGGCAGTTCCCTAAAAAGCTAAATGATCCTGAATACAGGGAGCTCTATGTAAGATGGCTTGAATTCGGCGCTTTCTGTCCCATGATGCGTTCACACGGAGAAGGCGCTCCCCGTGAAATTTACCAGTTTGGCAAAAAAGGCGACAAGGCTTATGATGCCATAGAGAAATTCATCCGCCTACGCTACCGGTTGTTGCCCTATATCTATGCTACCTCCTGGGAGGTGACGGCCAACCAATCGAGCATGATGCGTGCCCTGATGATGGATTTTGCCCATGATAAAAATGCCTGGGATATCAACGATGAGTACCTGTTGGGTAAATCGTTGCTGGTTGCTCCTGTTACCCGGCCGATGTATGTAAAGCCAGTGATAAACGGTAGAGATACGTCTCTAACCGAAGATTTCAGTGCTATCAAAAGCAAGGATGTGTATTTACCGGGAGGAACCAACTGGTACGATTTCTGGACCGGCGCGCCCTTTGCCGGCGGCCAAAAAGTAACGAAAGAAACGCCATTGGATATTATTCCCTTATTTGTAAAAGGGGGTTCTATATTGCCCATTGGTCCGGACGTGCAGTATGCGGAAGAAAAGAAATGGGATAATCTTGAGCTACGTATATATCCCGGCGCCGATGGAAAGTTTGTATTGTATGAAGATGAGAACGATAACTACAATTATGAAAAAGGCGTTTATTCAACGATCACTTTTCACTGGAATGATAAAAAAAGGGAACTGACTATACAGGATAGACAAGGTGCCTTCTCCACTATGCCGGCAGAAAGAACATTCAATATTGTAATGGTCAATGCCGGGAAAGGTGCAGGAGAGCAATTAACCAACGCACCTGATAAGCGCATTACTTACGCAGGCAAAAAGATGATTGTGAAGTTGTAG
- a CDS encoding hybrid sensor histidine kinase/response regulator transcription factor — translation MFNYKYTLLSFFLLLVHTGWAQPKHINFTTISSKDGLLSNSVNAIIKDHYGLMWFATDDGLNKFDGTNFIQYRHLPGDSTSLRANEVLSLHEDPAGNLWIGTSGGGLSRYDRKKDIFIHYPINARTPELPSNAVIRGVRSDRAGKVWIAQYENLFMLDPATSHITRIDLTVADSGRHIPKILTCVLVDSKQRVWVGTANGLYLYESAVNKVRRFQYNPSHAAGPISNDIRAIAEDKDGRIWIGTSAGLCSYPPDGTGFTAYDYLSGPASVLNSNEIICIAPDEAGDLWIGTPEGLHIVNTRTHEVAAYVPREGNIHSLTSKSIRCAYVDNQGIYWLGTFRGGINKYDRNLNLFDLKLSRTFFKQIRATSIISSFAESRDGQVFIGSDGGGLFRFNRKTEQVSPVDLGLPVHDQHPLSVLALHLTRHNKLYAGVYAWGLVILDLTTGARQYIQQGPGTADLNSNYIFCIREDSKGQIWVGTNGEGINLLKEGKVITKFTTHPRPDAGNEVLLPMNGYIRAIEEDTAGNIWIGSHGGGVNVYNPHNGQWTTYTQSNSRLPSDKVQAILRDSRDNIWVGTFGEGLSLYDEKKQTFINFSEKDGLQNGTIYQLIEDKNGLLWLSTNTGISSFDLAKKTFRNYTHYNGVQNNNFVRGSGIRLSGGELLFGGIEGFNYFDPAKLTINRNVPQVLFTDLKISNKSVVPGEETPIKEHISIASQIHLAYKQNFALSFVALNYTLPKQNHYAYKLEGFDKDWNYTGTINTASYTNLDPGEYTFHVKASNNDGVWSTTDTVIKIYVLPPFWRTTWAYIFYAAAIGGLLLYSRHRGITRIRKKFLLEQERQEAKRVQELDRLKIKFLTNLSHDFRTPISLIMGPVDQLITGEKTENRLDKLNMIKRNARRLLNLVNQLLDFRKMEEHELQLQLSEGELISFVKEVTDSFMDFAERKHIHFDFSSDLPLLNVYFDQGKMERVLFNLLSNAFKFTLEGGQVSVALQALDSPAGTSQQWVSIQVKDTGIGIPKDKQAQIFERFFQTSTTAAILNQGTGIGLSITKEFIKMHGGTIGVESEPGQGATFTIELPLRTAPPQPQEEPTGHLTALSPMPEEAIEVTGAPETGEVSATLTSPGSTIDHPLVLLVEDNEDFRFYLKDNLRSSYKILEAVNGKEGWQKALAHHPQLIVSDITMPEMDGIGLVQKLKADKRTSHIPVILLTALTAEEQQITGLETGANDYITKPFNFEVLNAKIKNLLQLNNTLKTTYTKQIKVLAPEVAIESTDEKLLNKIVSYLEENLTNSQLSVESLSKEVGMSRSSLYNKLLELTGQTPVEYIRSYRLDKAAVLLEKSDMTIAEIAYQVGFSTPNYFAKSFKSKFNMLPSEFIARARKGTDNS, via the coding sequence ATGTTTAATTATAAATATACGCTCCTCTCCTTTTTCTTACTGCTTGTTCATACCGGATGGGCGCAACCAAAACATATTAATTTCACCACCATCTCCTCCAAAGATGGTCTTTTGTCCAACTCGGTTAATGCCATCATTAAAGACCATTATGGACTCATGTGGTTCGCCACCGACGACGGACTGAATAAGTTCGACGGCACCAATTTTATCCAATACCGCCACCTGCCCGGCGACTCCACCAGTCTGCGGGCAAACGAAGTGTTGTCACTGCACGAAGACCCGGCCGGTAATTTATGGATCGGCACCAGCGGCGGCGGACTAAGCCGGTACGACCGGAAAAAAGATATCTTCATCCACTATCCCATCAATGCCCGAACCCCCGAACTGCCCTCCAACGCAGTGATCAGGGGCGTCCGCAGCGACCGGGCCGGCAAGGTGTGGATCGCGCAATACGAGAACCTGTTCATGCTGGACCCCGCCACCAGCCATATCACCCGGATTGATCTGACGGTGGCCGACAGCGGCCGGCATATCCCTAAGATCCTGACCTGTGTATTGGTAGATAGCAAGCAACGTGTATGGGTGGGCACTGCCAATGGCCTCTACCTATACGAAAGCGCGGTTAACAAGGTCCGGCGGTTTCAATACAACCCATCACACGCGGCAGGACCGATCAGCAACGACATCAGGGCCATTGCCGAAGATAAGGACGGCCGTATCTGGATCGGCACTTCCGCCGGCCTGTGCAGCTACCCGCCCGATGGCACGGGGTTCACTGCTTATGATTACCTCAGCGGCCCTGCTTCCGTCTTAAACAGCAATGAGATCATCTGCATCGCGCCCGATGAAGCAGGCGACCTGTGGATCGGTACGCCCGAAGGCCTGCATATTGTAAATACCCGTACACACGAGGTAGCCGCCTATGTTCCCCGGGAAGGCAATATCCATAGCCTCACCAGCAAGTCGATCAGGTGTGCCTATGTTGATAACCAGGGCATTTATTGGCTGGGCACTTTTCGTGGAGGCATCAATAAATACGACAGGAACCTCAACCTCTTTGATCTCAAGCTGAGCAGAACCTTTTTTAAGCAAATCCGGGCCACTTCCATCATCAGCTCTTTTGCAGAGAGCCGGGATGGCCAGGTATTCATCGGTTCCGACGGAGGAGGATTGTTCCGGTTCAACCGGAAGACAGAACAGGTGAGCCCGGTTGATCTTGGCTTACCGGTACACGACCAGCATCCCCTCTCCGTGCTGGCCCTGCACCTAACCCGCCACAACAAGCTCTATGCCGGCGTCTATGCCTGGGGGCTCGTCATCCTCGACCTTACCACAGGCGCCCGTCAATATATTCAGCAAGGACCCGGGACTGCCGACCTCAACTCCAACTATATCTTTTGCATCAGGGAAGACAGCAAAGGCCAGATCTGGGTGGGCACGAATGGTGAGGGGATCAACCTGCTGAAAGAGGGGAAGGTCATTACAAAGTTTACCACTCACCCCCGGCCGGATGCCGGCAATGAAGTGCTGCTGCCCATGAATGGATACATCCGGGCCATCGAAGAGGATACGGCCGGCAATATCTGGATCGGGTCGCATGGCGGCGGCGTGAATGTATACAACCCGCACAATGGACAATGGACTACCTACACACAAAGCAACAGCCGGTTGCCCAGCGATAAGGTGCAGGCCATATTGCGCGACAGCCGGGACAATATATGGGTAGGGACCTTTGGAGAAGGCCTGAGCCTGTATGACGAAAAGAAACAGACATTTATCAACTTCTCCGAAAAAGACGGGTTACAAAATGGCACCATCTATCAGCTCATAGAAGACAAGAACGGCCTTCTATGGCTCAGCACCAACACCGGCATCAGCAGTTTCGACCTGGCAAAAAAAACCTTTCGTAACTACACCCACTACAACGGCGTGCAGAACAATAATTTTGTGCGCGGGTCGGGCATCCGGCTATCGGGCGGTGAATTGCTGTTCGGCGGCATTGAAGGGTTCAATTATTTCGACCCGGCCAAGCTGACCATTAACCGTAATGTACCACAGGTATTGTTCACCGATCTGAAGATCTCCAACAAGTCGGTAGTTCCCGGCGAAGAGACGCCCATCAAAGAACATATTTCCATAGCCAGTCAGATCCACCTTGCGTACAAGCAGAATTTTGCCCTCAGTTTTGTTGCGCTGAATTATACCCTCCCCAAACAAAACCATTACGCTTACAAGCTGGAAGGGTTTGATAAAGACTGGAATTATACCGGCACCATCAACACCGCCTCCTATACCAACCTCGATCCGGGCGAATACACTTTTCATGTAAAGGCCAGTAATAACGACGGTGTATGGAGCACCACCGATACTGTCATCAAAATATATGTGCTTCCCCCCTTCTGGCGCACTACGTGGGCCTATATCTTTTATGCGGCAGCCATCGGAGGCTTGTTGCTCTATAGCCGGCACAGAGGCATCACCAGGATCCGGAAAAAATTCCTGCTCGAACAGGAACGGCAGGAAGCCAAACGCGTACAGGAACTCGATCGTTTGAAGATCAAGTTCCTCACCAACCTGAGCCATGATTTCAGAACACCGATCTCCCTCATCATGGGGCCGGTAGACCAACTGATCACCGGCGAAAAGACGGAGAACAGGCTCGACAAACTGAACATGATCAAACGCAACGCCAGGAGACTGTTGAACCTGGTGAACCAACTGCTCGACTTCAGGAAGATGGAAGAACATGAACTTCAATTACAGTTATCAGAAGGCGAACTGATATCGTTTGTGAAAGAGGTAACGGATTCCTTTATGGACTTTGCGGAAAGAAAACATATCCACTTTGATTTCAGCAGCGACCTGCCCCTGCTCAACGTTTACTTCGACCAGGGTAAGATGGAACGCGTTCTCTTCAACCTCTTGTCGAATGCTTTTAAGTTCACCCTCGAAGGAGGCCAGGTAAGCGTTGCCTTGCAGGCATTGGACAGCCCGGCCGGTACCAGTCAGCAGTGGGTAAGCATCCAGGTAAAAGATACCGGCATCGGCATTCCCAAAGACAAACAGGCGCAGATATTCGAACGCTTTTTCCAAACCAGCACCACTGCGGCCATCCTGAACCAGGGCACCGGCATCGGCCTGTCTATCACCAAAGAATTCATTAAAATGCATGGCGGCACCATTGGGGTGGAAAGCGAGCCGGGACAAGGCGCCACGTTCACGATAGAACTGCCCCTGAGAACAGCTCCCCCGCAACCGCAGGAAGAACCCACCGGCCACCTCACCGCATTATCACCCATGCCCGAAGAAGCGATTGAAGTAACCGGGGCGCCTGAAACAGGTGAAGTATCCGCCACCCTTACATCACCTGGCAGCACCATCGACCATCCTCTCGTATTACTGGTAGAAGACAATGAAGATTTCCGGTTCTACCTCAAAGACAATCTCCGGAGCAGCTACAAGATACTGGAAGCGGTGAACGGAAAAGAGGGATGGCAAAAAGCACTGGCCCATCACCCCCAGCTAATCGTGAGCGATATTACCATGCCCGAAATGGATGGCATCGGCCTGGTGCAAAAACTGAAAGCCGACAAACGTACCAGCCATATCCCTGTTATCCTGCTCACAGCCCTCACAGCAGAAGAACAACAGATTACCGGACTGGAAACCGGGGCCAATGATTATATCACCAAACCCTTCAACTTTGAGGTGCTGAATGCCAAGATCAAAAACCTGCTGCAACTGAACAATACCCTGAAAACAACTTACACCAAACAGATCAAGGTGCTTGCGCCGGAAGTAGCCATAGAATCGACCGATGAAAAATTATTGAATAAGATTGTCAGCTACCTGGAAGAGAACCTCACCAATTCACAGTTATCTGTTGAAAGCCTGAGCAAGGAAGTAGGCATGAGCCGGAGTTCCCTCTATAACAAATTGCTGGAGCTGACCGGGCAAACACCGGTGGAATATATCCGCTCTTACCGGCTCGACAAAGCAGCGGTCCTCCTGGAAAAAAGCGATATGACCATTGCAGAGATCGCTTACCAGGTCGGCTTCTCCACGCCCAACTATTTTGCCAAATCCTTCAAAAGTAAATTCAATATGCTGCCTTCGGAGTTTATTGCCAGGGCCCGGAAAGGAACGGACAATAGTTAA
- a CDS encoding endo-1,4-beta-xylanase, protein MNSKLPLAPAGLLLALLIAGCTPRRAATSATTRSASSAASPVATNAAPSLKATFKNDFLIGTALNLEQVYEREPVTARLIPEQFNAITPENMMKATHIHPEWNRYNFAPADKLVDYGQKYQLKINGHALVWHSQMPAFARRIKDADSLRQFFTEHINTVAGRYRGKVFSWDVVNEALEEDGSLRQSIFLRQLGEDYIIEAFRLAQKADPDAELYYNDYNIEQPRKRAGTIALIKKIQAAGVRIDGVGIQGHWPASKLPLKAIEESILAFSALGIKVMFTELDLTVLPNPWDHNTADISRTADGNRPGMNPYPNGLPDSVQAKLTQAYEDLFRLFLKHPSAISRITFWGVNDAQSWLNNFPIRGRTNYPLLFDRQNNPKPAFYAIIGARENNRNEN, encoded by the coding sequence ATGAACAGCAAATTACCATTGGCCCCCGCCGGCCTGCTCCTGGCGCTATTGATTGCCGGTTGCACACCCCGGCGCGCCGCTACCTCCGCAACGACACGCTCAGCGTCTTCCGCAGCTTCTCCTGTAGCCACCAACGCAGCGCCTTCGCTGAAGGCCACCTTTAAAAATGATTTCCTCATCGGCACGGCACTGAACCTGGAACAGGTATACGAAAGAGAACCGGTTACAGCCAGACTGATACCCGAACAATTCAATGCCATCACACCCGAAAACATGATGAAGGCAACACATATCCATCCCGAATGGAACAGGTACAACTTTGCCCCAGCCGACAAACTGGTGGATTATGGTCAAAAATACCAACTCAAAATAAACGGCCACGCACTCGTCTGGCATAGCCAGATGCCGGCCTTTGCCAGGCGGATAAAGGATGCCGATTCCCTGCGGCAATTCTTTACGGAGCATATTAATACCGTGGCAGGCCGTTACCGCGGTAAAGTGTTTTCCTGGGATGTGGTGAATGAGGCGTTGGAAGAAGACGGTAGTCTTCGCCAATCAATCTTTCTGCGACAACTGGGAGAAGACTATATTATAGAAGCATTCAGGCTGGCACAAAAAGCAGATCCCGATGCAGAACTTTATTATAACGATTACAATATTGAGCAACCCAGAAAAAGGGCCGGCACCATTGCCCTCATCAAAAAAATACAGGCAGCGGGTGTTCGTATAGACGGCGTCGGTATCCAGGGTCATTGGCCGGCCAGCAAGCTACCGCTGAAAGCCATTGAAGAAAGCATCCTGGCTTTTTCTGCACTGGGGATAAAGGTCATGTTCACCGAACTGGACCTCACCGTACTGCCCAATCCCTGGGATCACAATACGGCCGACATCAGTCGCACGGCCGATGGCAACAGGCCGGGTATGAACCCCTACCCCAACGGATTGCCCGATTCGGTACAGGCAAAGCTTACCCAGGCTTATGAAGATCTCTTCCGTCTATTTCTCAAACATCCCTCTGCAATAAGCCGCATCACTTTTTGGGGCGTGAATGATGCACAATCCTGGCTCAACAATTTCCCCATCAGGGGCAGAACGAATTACCCCCTGCTCTTCGACCGGCAGAACAATCCCAAACCAGCTTTCTACGCCATTATCGGCGCGCGGGAAAACAACAGGAACGAAAACTGA